Part of the Streptomyces sp. f51 genome is shown below.
ACGACCTGCCGAGCCTGCTCGACGCGCTGATCTTCGCCCTGGGTCTGGCCCTGCCCGTCTGGGTCTTCCTGGTGCAGCCGCTCACCCACGTGCCCGGCATGACCTGGCAGCAGCGCGCCATCAGCATCGCCTACCCGCTCGGCGACGTGCTCGTCCTCGCGATGCTGACCCGCCTGCTGGTGTCCGGCTCCGGCTCCGGCCGCATCCCCTCACTCCGCCTCCTCGTCCTCGGCACGGCGACCCTGCTCACCTTCGACATCGCGTACGGGATCCTCCAGCTGAACGACCTGTGGCAGACCGGGACCCTGCTCGACTCCGGCTGGATCGTGTTCTACACGGCCTGGGGCCTCGCAGGACTGCATCCCTCGATGGTGCAGCTGACCCGGCCCGTGGTGCGGCGCGAGTCGCTGCGGCCCACACGCCGTCGGCTGCTCGCGCTCGCCGCGGCCACCCTGGTGGCACCCGCGATCCTGCTCTACGAGGGGCGGCGCGGGAACGCCCAGGACGCCGCCGTCATCGCGGTCTTCTCGGCGGCGCTCTTCCTGCTGGTGCTGCTGCGCCTGTCCGGGATGGTGGTGGCCCACCGCAACGCCGTGGAACGCGAGTTGGCCCTGCGCACCGCGGCCACCGCCCTCGTCGCGGCCGTCCGGCCGCAGGACGTGGAGATGGCGTGCGACACCGCGGTCAGCACGCTGTTCGGGTCCACGGTCGCCTACCGGAGCCTCGTGCTGCCGGCCGAGTACGCGAACGGGCTGGCCACCCGCCGCTCCGAGCTGGTGGCCACCGAGCAGCTCGGAGCGGACATCGCCGGCCGGCTCGACGGCCTGCCCAACACGCTCGTGTGCCCGATGATCCCGCCCGACGAGCCGACCGAACAGCTGCCCGGCGTCCTGCTGGCGGCCGGTCCCGAGCAGCAGCTCCGCGAGATCCAGAGCTCCCTTGAGATCCTCGCCTCGCACGCCGGTCTGGCCGTGGAACGCATCGCGCTGCGCCAGGAGATCACCCGCAAGGAGAGCGAGGCGTACTTCCGCACGCTGGTGCGCAACGCCTCGGACGTCATCCTCATCGTCGAGGACGACAACACGGTCCGGTACGCGAGCCCGTCCGCGCGCGCCGTGTTCGGCCAGGCCGAGCTGACCGGGGCGCCCCTGCCCGAACTGGTGGACTCCAGGGACCGGACCCGGGTCGTCAAGGGACTCGCGGCCCTGCGCGAGGACGGGGGCTCGGAGAACCACGACCACTGGTGGGTGCTGCGCGACGGCGGCCGCATCGAGGTCGAGGTGCGGTGCAGCGACCTGCGCCAGGACCCCACGGTGGCGGGGCTCGTCATCACGCTGCGGGACGTGACCGAGCAGCGGCGTCTGGAACACGAGCTGACCGAGCGCGCCTTCCACGATCCCCTGACCGGTCTGCCCAACCGGACCCTGCTCCTGGAGCGGATCGAGCGCGCGCTGCTGCGCAGCCGCCGCGGGGCGAGCCTGACCTGTCTGCTCTTCATCGACCTCGACGACTTCAAGATGGTCAACGACACGATGGGGCACTCGACCGGCGACCATCTCCTGACGGCCGTCGGCGAACGGCTCTCGGGCGCCCTGCGCCGCACGGACACCGCCGCACGGCTCGGGGGCGACGAGTTCGCGGTGCTGATGGAGGACGCGAAGAAACCGCTCGACGCCGAACTGCTCGCGGCGCAGGTGATCCAGGCTCTGAGCAGGCCGTTCAGCCTCCGTGAGGGCTCGGTGAACGTGTCCGCGAGCGTCGGCGTGGCCACCGCGAGGGACAGCACGGACGCCGAGGAACTCCTCGGCCACGCCGACCTGGCCCTCTACGCGGCGAAGGCGGCCGGCAAGCGGCAGTGGCGCAGGTTCCTGCCCCGGCTGCGGGTGCGGATGGTGGAACGACACGATCTCCAGGCCCGTCTCGACGGCGCGGTGGCCCGGTCCGAGTTCACCCTGCGCTACCAGCCCGTCGTCGACATCGCCGCGGGCGAGGTCGTCGGCTTCGAGGCCCTGGCCCGCTGGCCGCGTCCGCACCACGAGCCGGTTCCGCCCGACCAGTTCATCGCCCTCGCCGAGGAGACCGGGCACATCACACCGCTGGGTGCGTGGGTGCTGTCGAACGCCGTCACCGACATGGCCGGACTTCAGAGGTCGGCCCACGGGGCCGACCCGCCGTACGTCAGCGTCAACGTCTCCCCCCGCCAGTTCCGCGACAGCGGCTTCCTCGGCGAGGTGCGCAAGGCGCTGGAGACTCCGGGACTTGCGCCCGGGTCGCTCCAGCTGGAGCTCACCGAGACGGTGCTGATGCGCCGGGACGCCCAGATCCAGGCGGTGCTGTACTCGCTCAAGGATCTCGGCGTGCACATAGCCGTCGACGACTTCGGCAGCGGCTACTCGTCGCTGCGGTACCTGCGGGACTTCCCCGTCGACGTACTGAAGATCGACAAGACGTTCATCGACGACATCGCGCTGGACACTCGACAGGTCGCGCTGGTCGAGGGAATAGTCGGTCTCGCCGACACACTGGGTATCCAGGTGATCGCCGAGGGGATCGAGGATCCGGTGCAGCGGGATCTCCTGGCCGGCATGGGATGCCGGTTCGGACAGGGGTTCCTCTTCGCCCGGCCGATGACGGTGCAGCAGAGCGAGTTCCTGCTGCGGCAGCGCGACGGGGTTCGCAACCCGGTACGGCCCACCGCCGCGAAGGCGGAAACGAGGTACGGAATGGGACAGACGGAGCCGGCGCCCGCCGACCCCCACGACGATCGGCCGTCCCCGCCCGAGACGGCGCAGACCGACGGCGAACGGACGGAGGGCCCGCGACCCGAAGGCCCACAGCCCGAGAACCCCCGACAGGACGGCCCGCCGGCCGAGCAGACCCGATCCGGCGGCCCTCCGGCCGACAGCACACGCCCCGACCTCCCTCGGTCCGAGAACGAGCGGTCCGACGACCCGCGGACCGGGAACCCACGCTCCGACGGAGGGCCCGCCGAGGGCACACGCCGGTCCAGGCGCTGGCGGGACCTGGAGCATCTGCGGCAGACCAGCCCCATGAGCGACGCCGTCCTGGACGAGGTGCGCGGCCGGCACATCCGCAGCGGCGACCACTGGATGATCGACTTCGCCTCCTGCAACTACCTCGGCTTCGACTGCGATCCGGAGATCATCCAGGCGATCGAGCCGGCCGTACGGCGCTGGGGCACCCACCCCAGCTGGTCGCGGCTCATCGGCAGTCCCCGGCTGTACCCCGACATCGAGGAGCGGCTCGCCGACCTGCTCGGTGCGCCGGACACGCTGCTGCTCCCCACGGCGACCCTGATCCACGCCTCGGTGATCCCCGCCCTGGCCGGCCCCGGCCATGTCTTCGTCGAGGCCACGGCGCACCGGACCGTGTTCGACGGATGCGTGGGGGCCCGCGGACAGGGGGCGACGCTGCGCCGCTTCCACGTCGGGCGCCTCGACGAACTGGCCACGATGCTGGACGAGGTCCCCGCGGGCCTGCCCCGGCTGGTCTGTCTGGACGGCGTGAACAGCATGAGCGGGAACATCCCCGACCTGCCGGCCCTGGCCGCGGTGTGCAGGCCGCGGAACGCCCTGATGTACATCGACGACGCACACGGCTTCGGCGTCATCGGGGAGCGCCGCCCGAACGAGTCGTGTCCGTACGGCGACCGCGGCAACAGCGTCGTACGGCACACCGGGGAGTCGTACGAGGGGATCGTGCTCGTCGGCGGGTTCTCCAAGGCATACTCGTCGCTGCTGGCCTTCCTCGCGCTGCCCAGTTCACTCAAGGACCGGCTCAAGACCACCGCGGCCCCCTACCTCTACTCGGGCCCCTCGCCCACCGCCTCCCTCGCCACGGCGCTGGCCGGCCTCGACGTCAACGACAGCCGCGGGGACGCCATCCGAGCCGATCTGTACCGCAAGACCGGGCGGGTGCTCGATCATCTGGAGGAAATCGGGGCGGGCAC
Proteins encoded:
- a CDS encoding aminotransferase class I/II-fold pyridoxal phosphate-dependent enzyme, whose protein sequence is MAVSFTRTPLWAVIGLGGVAAMLTGIVVNRPAHRWPWLLLAAGLLAFSAGDTSYNVMESYFHFNNPFPSPADACYLAVYPLFAGGLYGLVRYRWPGHDLPSLLDALIFALGLALPVWVFLVQPLTHVPGMTWQQRAISIAYPLGDVLVLAMLTRLLVSGSGSGRIPSLRLLVLGTATLLTFDIAYGILQLNDLWQTGTLLDSGWIVFYTAWGLAGLHPSMVQLTRPVVRRESLRPTRRRLLALAAATLVAPAILLYEGRRGNAQDAAVIAVFSAALFLLVLLRLSGMVVAHRNAVERELALRTAATALVAAVRPQDVEMACDTAVSTLFGSTVAYRSLVLPAEYANGLATRRSELVATEQLGADIAGRLDGLPNTLVCPMIPPDEPTEQLPGVLLAAGPEQQLREIQSSLEILASHAGLAVERIALRQEITRKESEAYFRTLVRNASDVILIVEDDNTVRYASPSARAVFGQAELTGAPLPELVDSRDRTRVVKGLAALREDGGSENHDHWWVLRDGGRIEVEVRCSDLRQDPTVAGLVITLRDVTEQRRLEHELTERAFHDPLTGLPNRTLLLERIERALLRSRRGASLTCLLFIDLDDFKMVNDTMGHSTGDHLLTAVGERLSGALRRTDTAARLGGDEFAVLMEDAKKPLDAELLAAQVIQALSRPFSLREGSVNVSASVGVATARDSTDAEELLGHADLALYAAKAAGKRQWRRFLPRLRVRMVERHDLQARLDGAVARSEFTLRYQPVVDIAAGEVVGFEALARWPRPHHEPVPPDQFIALAEETGHITPLGAWVLSNAVTDMAGLQRSAHGADPPYVSVNVSPRQFRDSGFLGEVRKALETPGLAPGSLQLELTETVLMRRDAQIQAVLYSLKDLGVHIAVDDFGSGYSSLRYLRDFPVDVLKIDKTFIDDIALDTRQVALVEGIVGLADTLGIQVIAEGIEDPVQRDLLAGMGCRFGQGFLFARPMTVQQSEFLLRQRDGVRNPVRPTAAKAETRYGMGQTEPAPADPHDDRPSPPETAQTDGERTEGPRPEGPQPENPRQDGPPAEQTRSGGPPADSTRPDLPRSENERSDDPRTGNPRSDGGPAEGTRRSRRWRDLEHLRQTSPMSDAVLDEVRGRHIRSGDHWMIDFASCNYLGFDCDPEIIQAIEPAVRRWGTHPSWSRLIGSPRLYPDIEERLADLLGAPDTLLLPTATLIHASVIPALAGPGHVFVEATAHRTVFDGCVGARGQGATLRRFHVGRLDELATMLDEVPAGLPRLVCLDGVNSMSGNIPDLPALAAVCRPRNALMYIDDAHGFGVIGERRPNESCPYGDRGNSVVRHTGESYEGIVLVGGFSKAYSSLLAFLALPSSLKDRLKTTAAPYLYSGPSPTASLATALAGLDVNDSRGDAIRADLYRKTGRVLDHLEEIGAGTLNTDRLPIIEIPLADADDLDAVGGFLWDNGIYVTLAAYPLVPRDRVGFRVQLTALNSDEDVDRLNDTLTRLTERYRLRPRDGVHDDGAQ